CTGAAGATTAACACGAACTTCCGTCACTTTGCAACTTCCCGATGAGTGTTTTCTGAGCATCTGTCTTGAGCTTGAGTTTCAGCACTTGCGCTCCTTGGTATAGAGTCTGGTCGCTGCTTTGTGCAGCTGCACTTGCAGCAGCGATGACAAGTAAAACAACCGGAGAAAAGGACATCTAAAACCGAgagaaataattgcttttataCCGTGCagggaattgaattttaaaatcacctCTCTTGTCCAGGCGCTGGAAAGTAGTGAACGTTTGCCAGCTCACTCGCTCCTCACTCAGACCTTCATTTGGACACACGACATTTCGCTCTCATATTTCACAATTCAACACGTGAGTTTCCGTTTTGCATCCCAGGtatagcaattaaatttaattcgtcaTCACAATTATTCATTCTAACTCACACATTTAAAATGCACGTAGAAATAAAATCGTCTTTTCTTGTTCCTTTCAActcctgcaatttttatggCTACATCTTTTCCAAGCAACAATCTTATAAATTGAGACTTTTGGTGGTGTATCGATTTATCcatttggaaacaaattaaaaattgatttaaattgcaaagaaaGTCGCAAAAACCGGAGAAAAGAGTTTAAATTCGATCCtcaacgctgattggctgatgGCAGTGCGCATGTCAGCATTTGAgccgttgctaggcaacccAGATGATAAATTCTTCTCGTAAATCGCTTGTCATTCTGCTGGTTATATGAGCGAAAACCGATTCTTAAGTGTCTTTTTGCAACTAATTGGGGTTTATATAATCAACGAAacgccttaaaattaatttaattgcgaatgAAAACGTTAACATTGAAGAAAACAGCGAGAATTCTTTGAAcgaagaatcctcgacgctgattggctgcacGCACAGCTATGTcacggttgcctagcaacggcTTACATATTGTTTTGGAATTATTGCGCAGGAGCTGGTTACGAGCAAGTTGTGTCTGCCAATCAGCATCGAGGATTTTTGGAGAAAAGAATTTTCGTTGCGTTTTATGATTTACATGAATACTGCGTACGGCACAAATTTTTCCCGCGcttaattttcgattttttttttggatgAGAATCTAAGAGCGGCTATTATCTTAAATATcaacaaactttttaaatatatgttcGATGGGAATTAAGCAGGAAATCAAAGATGTTGttagctattttttttttatttgaagtagCATTTTTTAGGGGCCACAACCATACCCTCTAAAGATACTACTCCCCTTCCTgccttttttaatctgtttggtttgcaatgattaaatttaagcgCCAGCAATGAGCTCGAGAGACATAGCTTTGACAGCGGCAAACGCATCTTTTCCCGTTGGCACAATCTGACTTGCAGGCAGCAAAAATCCACTTCGGCCCTGGTCTCGAAGCTCGATCGTGTATGCGTACTTGATGTTTGCGCCTCCCTTCGCGAAATCGTCAGAAACGCCTAATTCGCAAAAATTAGACTTGAATTTATCTAaagatatattattataaaaacctGCGGCCGCGTACATATCAGCGGCGGAGTTTCCGACAGTGTAAGCTGGTCCTCCCGCGCTAGTGATGCCGGCTGCCATTTTTTTGCCCATTTTGTGCAGATCGGCAGAGTCGTTTGTCAGAATTGCATCGTAGCCCCAGGGGTAGAGGATGTTTTGCCCATAGCTGTGGAATGTTATATACGCCTAAAAGGaattagagttaaaaaattatattgaggGATCTTAAGGGGCCTATAGGGGAAAAAAACTCctcaaaaactttaaaatcgcGCATATTTCGGGTGCATCGGCAGTGGTGGGTGCGAAAAACGGGTCTAAGAGACGCGGAATTTTACGGCAAGTCTGAAAAAGTGAAGTTTTTCACTGTACGGCCTATAGCAgccgattaattaatttttaaagtccgGAAAACGCAATTTATgacatttctaaattttgtttttggggcCCAGGTTGGGCCCCGTGGGCCTGACGGTTCCTATTCTAGAACAAATCGATTCCTCTCAGTGTGGAATGCCTGCCCGTATGTGGTTTTAGACaattggaccatttttcgattttttacgaattttttcggccgatttttcaaaaaaagtcgaattttacacaaaattgtttcatattatttttatttaaattcggcTGTTCATCCGATCATCAACAACGAACCCTCATCAGAAAGGTCTTTGATTGGGCTTTTACTTGGGATACCCTgaaaacctttttcagggtacttCCACCTGAGATCCGTTCCCAGGCCGCTATTGAGTGCTTTTTCAGTACTTTCGAGAGCATTTATCGATACACAGCGACGATTTTTCGTCCTTGCTTGttaccgaccttcctcaggtaaCCCAGCTTCAGGTCGCGCAAGCTTATTAATCATCATAAAAGAAGTACCTTAGCGCTAGTTCCTATTTTGGTCACGACGTTCCTCATGGCCTGTGATTCAGGTTCGGAAAAAGCAGATTTTCCCCTGTAGGTCTCGTCGCAAAGAAGGTCGCTGGCTCCCAAGCCTCCCCACATGTATCCAAAGTTGCGGTTCAAGTCGACGCCTGGACACTTGCTCATCGCGTCGCGTCGATTCTTTCGCCACAGCCGACTTTTCGTGTGCGCGAACTCGTAGCCGTCGGGATTAATCACTGGTATTATGTAATAGTCGAGTTTTGGTGCGAATGCGTGTGCGGCGCGATTTTCCACCAACTCTTTGATGACGTACGTCACCGAGGCAGGAGAAATCCACTCCCGAGCATGAATAcctagaatttaaattagttttttattttatttttataaaataaactgatTGCCTCCTTCGATCACGAAACTAAGCTTGGCTGGCTTAACACTTCCGgtaattttcagcattttaataGCGTTTCCTAAGCCGGTGACTCCAATACTCTGAACGGAGCAGACAGTCGGATATTTTCTTGCGAGAAAATCTAAATATCCGTAAATGACGCTGAGTCTGTTGTACTTTGTGAAGGGTAAGTTGTATGTCTCGGctgtaagaaaataataattaattttatttttatttctattatttcCGGTATACCGATCTTAGCAGATGCAGTTTTCCTTTGCGGAGTTTGCTTCCGTTTCGCAGCCTCCTCTTTTACCTCAGCTGGTGGGTTGTGCGTTTTTATCGTTTTCGCAACGTCGGCAATCATGACTTGCACTTCGACATTTTCTTTCGCCAGCTGATCTTTCACTGCAGATAGTGCCGAAGAGCTTACCAAAGCATCTACGACATTTCCGTGGGATAACCGTTTCCAAATTTCAATCTCTgcgaaagttttattttttaactacgCAAAATCAGAAGATTCACACGAACTTCCTTCACTCTGCAATTTTCTGATGAGTGTTTTTTGAGCATCTGTCTTGAGCTTGAGTTTTAGCACTTGGGCTCCTTGGTATTGAGTCTGGTCGCTGCTTTGAGCAGCTGTACTTGCAATGGCAAGTAAAATTACTAGAAAATAGGACATCTAAAGCCGAGAAAAATGAAGGAaagtattgaattttaaaatcacctCTGGTCCATGCGATGGAAAGCACTGAAATACTCGCCAGCAGCTCGCTCGGACCTCATTTCGACACACAACATCCGCATTCACATTTTCACAATCCAACATGGCAGCTTCCTTTTTGCGTCACAGGTATAggcaattaaaatcacataTGGGAATTCgacatcaaaatttattcaatccaAAATTCGAACATTTAAAATCggcttttctttttcctttttattcctGCGATTTCTTGCGTGATGGTTTTGATGGCGATGAACGCCTCTTTTCCCGTTGCCTCGATCTGGCTGGCCGGAAGCAAAAATCCAAAGCGGCCCGCGTCTCGCAACTCGATTGTGTAGGTATATTTGATACCGACGCCGCCTTTCGCCCAGTCATCGGCCCCTCCTGTCCgtaagagaaatttaattaaattcctgctAACATTAAAAGCGAATACCTGAAGCTTCGTAAAGGAGAATAGCCGAATTTCCCACTTTGTACTTCTTTTTGCTCGATTTCCTGATATTTTTCGCAATCTTGGCTCCTAATTTCTGCAAGTCGGCAGAGTCCGGGGCTAAAACCTTGTCGTAGCCGAAAGGGTAGAGAATGTACTGTCCATAACTGTGGAATGCAACGTACGCCTGAAACATTTCAagacaaaaaccaaaattatcctaaaacataaattatttttacctggACCGAAGGACCGATTTTAGTGAGAAAATCCCTGACAGCCTGCGACTCTGGTTCCGAAAAGGAATTTCCGCCGGCAAAAGTCTCGTCGCAAGATTGTCTGCTGGCCCCGAGGCCGCCCCACTGGTAGCCGTAGTTTCTGTTCAAATCAACGCCGGGACAAGATTTATCCGAGTCTCTTCTGTTCTTGCGCCAGAGCCTGGTGTTCGTGTGGGTGAACTCGTAGCCGTCTGGGTTGGCCACCGGGGACACGTAGTAGTCGGCGTTCTCCGCAAACGAATTTTTGCTGCGGTACTCGACCAACTCGCGCACGATGTACGCTACAGACGCCGGAGAGACCCACTCGCGGGCGTGGATCCctataaattcaaaatgaattgtttgtttttgtgtacaggagagcgagaaaattgtttgctgGAAGATTTATCCTTGTGGAAACAcgttaaaagttgatttaaattgagattaaaatcaggaaaatcgAAGAAAGCGATTTAAATTCGATCCtcaacgctgattggctgacggcAACGCGCATGTCAGTATTTGAgccgttgctaggcaaccaAAATGATAAATTCTTCTCGTAAATTGCTTGTCATTCTGATATTTATGAGTGAAAACTGATTGTTTGGAGTCTTTTTGAAGCTAAATTGAGTTTATAATCACAGAGACGccttaaaattcgatttaattgcgtttgaaaatgtaaaaatcaaagaaaacagcaagaattcttttattgaagaatcctcgacgctgattggttgaCACGGAATGCATGTTAACAGCTCCCGTGGTTGCCTGGCAACGTAGCAACAGCTTGTAAGCGTATAGTGAATTGCGCGGGAGAATTTGATGTGCGCcttgtcagccaatcagcgtcgaggattcttcaAGTAAAGAATTCTTGGTGATTTCTCCGATTTGAGTGTTTTAATTCggaattaaatagttttaaatcaacttttgatGCGTTTCTGCGATTATACATTAACAGAAAGTGTTGATTTAAAGATTTATAAGCGCAGAAATCCGTTAAAAGTTGATtgaaaacacgaaaatcaaagaaaacagcaagaattctttgctggaagaatcctcgacgctcATTGGCTGCACGTCAACAGCTGTtacggttgcctagcaacggcTTTCATGCATTGAGAACTGCGCGGGAGCTGCTGACGAGCGGGtttgtcagccaatcagcgttgaGGTTTCTTCGttcaaagaattcttgctgttttctttgattttaatgttttcaatcgcaatgaaatcaaattttaatgcctTGCAGTGATTATAAAACTCAATTTAGCTGCAAAAAGAAACCAAACAAACGGTTTTCACTAAAAATAGCAGAATGGCAAGCGATTTacgagaataatttaaaatctgggTTGCCTAGCAGCGGCTCAAATGCTGACATGCACGTTgccgtcagccaatcagcgttgaGGATCGAAATTTAACTGCTTTTTCTCCgattttcgtgattttattCGGATTTTAATCGGTTTCTGTGATTAAAACTCTGCAAGAATGTGCAAGAAGCAATTTACGaggcatttttttagttttattacCTCTCTAAAGACCATCGGACAAACAATTTCTATTATAACTCACCGCCTTCAATATAAAAGCTGAATTTGGCGTTGCTGCCGCTGATTTTGATGACTTTGATTTGTCTTCCCTGAATCGTAGTGCCGATTGTTTCAATGGAACAAATTGACGGAAATGTCGACACGAGGTAATCGAGATATCCGTAAATGTCACTGATTCGGTGATATCTCTGAAAGGTCAAGTTGTAGCCTGAAAAAGAGATCAGATCACAACATAGCAGCAGGAatcgtaatattttaatacttcGGCTTTTCTTATTCTTATTCTTATTCTTGGATTGCTTCCGAGGTGCAATTGCGATTTGCTCATGCATGGCTGACTCCACATCGGCGATCATGACTCGAAAAGTTGCATTCAGGTTCTCAAACTGCTGCCGAACGAACGACAGCGTGAAACTCGGCACCAAGATGTCGGTGAATTTGCCGAAAACATTCGACTGCTTCCAAATTTCAATcgctgaaatgaaaatacaaatatcCAAGTGTAGTGgcaaaatagaatttaattagaaacgtACCTTTTTCTCCCTCCAAGCTCTTGAGCAGATTCCTGATCGATTCCGTCGCATTCCTGACCCGGAGAACCTGAGATCCCCGGTACTGGGCGTGACGCGTGCTATTTTGTTGCGATGAGAATTCCTCATTCGCCGCCGCAAAGCCGACAAGGAAAATCCATAGGAGCATTTAACCGCGCGGAAAAGCTGCTCTTGCAAGGCAAGAAGCACTTCTCACATGTCAACACTTCATCGAGTTGTATTCGACGCTTGGCGAGATGCAAAACTGATTTTGACCTCGATATCCAGCTGCCGCAGCGTCAGTTTCAAAACATGGTTGCTATACATCCTGTGTGCGGCTtcccgtgtgtgtgtgctgaaTTTGATTTCTACTCGCGGTTTCAGCGgctggaaaattttccttttttccatttcgtGTTTTACAATCTGCCAAACAGAAAGCGAAACGATcgatcgaccgttagatggcacttcaggccaatggaaatgtaacaaaatacgcgggaattaaattattaggtcggcacgcccctttttcgacgcttctgattggccgctggactgtctcctttaatttcgacgccatatagATTTATGGccggcgggaaaaccaacacagatcgcaacccagcCCCCGGTGTGAATtccgactgcgcagaaggttttaatttggttcacgcatgcgcagtgatgcatttcagcctccctgtgagatgaagaagcgatttgaacatactgcgcatgcttaagatgcgcacaagtctactgcgcagcttccAAAATAggcgaatattcaaaaaactataaaaaagttaatttatgcACCTTGAAAGCCTccgttgtttattttatttaaaattttccgcttAACAACTTGTCGGGCTTCTCAAGTAGGAggcaaagtaaaaattaaattattttatacagcatttttccacttttctcCTTGCAAAAGTGACGAATTCAAGGAAAAGTGTCGAGTTCTCCTCCTTCAACGACAGAACCAGATGCTGTGAGAGTCGTTAAAAAAAGGCAGCGTGCTTGTCCCGCTGCTCATTTAGTGCGCCTCTGCCTCGGCACAAACCGCGCGCACTTTTCCCGACAGATTCGCGGGCAGAAATTTGAGTCGAGGATGACTTTCTCCTTTTGCCAACCTCCTGGGAAATTACCACTTTACGAGACACAgcgggctggctggctggcgtgccctgctgccgccgccgccgccgccgccgccgccggagtacattttatttccaccCTCTAAATGCCGTAATCAGCTTCTCACACCCAGCTGaccttctttaattttttgcctcctTGCTCCACAAAGAGTGACGCAAgccgtctctctctctcctctgcTCTCCTCTGCGCTGCTGCGGGAAATAATTTCGCCGGGAAAAACGAGCTGCGAGCCTCGGTCTTTGTTTTCTGTTCTGACAGAGAGTGAAATTCCTCGGCTTCGCATGTAATGTGGTCCGGCTCTGAAACGTGAAAGGGCAAACAAAACTCCAACAGCAAATAGCACATCTGTCTGGGAGAAGCGGCAACGATCGGGCGAAACCAAACACGCAGCCAGACCTcgtttaatttgtaaaaaatacagatggcgccaccgtatactttggaaataaatttaattttaattcacttccacTGTGATTTCAGCTTCAATCCTGCTAATTGTGCAttgttcatttaattttctttcttttgacgtgctgaaaaccaaaatcagtccagccattcgccgtagaaacgttggagaatattttatatttcaaaaaatagtttttttacgattttaaaCCGACTGGCTggaccaattttggttttcagcacgtcaaaagaaagctaATTTAGTGAAGAATTCACAGTTGATTGAGTCTTGAAATCGCAGCCACCAGGATTCCGCcgggaaatttttgaaaaatccctgAGGGATTAAAATGGCACATTTTTCGATTTGTCTCGCAGAGCAGATTctgaaattgattatttaattaataattttacctcTTTTCAAGGCGCAGAGtcctttgtaaaaaattaattgcatttttttaataaaaaaaaagctTCTCCAAGCAGTGGAAAATTGATGCACCGTGTCGTGACTGCATGCAATAGACTATGCAGtaagaaaagaaattaaaagagttaaattaGTTCCTTGTTTGTCTCTATTAAAACCATAAACAAAGCGAATTTTATTCTATATTCATTCTACAATCATTTCGCTCTCGACGAGCTTGTTGGtctttttatattacaatCGATTGTAAACTTGCTTTCTTAAGAAAGTTTCGGGAAGAAAAAGTCAGAGGAAGGTCGAACGTATAAAAGAGCGCTTAGGCAAAGCAGGTAGGTAGGATTCGGGTTCGGAGAAAGAATCGTTATGGAAATAGCTCACGCCATCCGAAAGCTgcacgagagagcgagagagcgagtgggCGCAAACCCGATTTTCTGCATTGCtggcctcgctcgctcgctcgctcgcggctgccaaaggaaaaaaggcgagaaattaaattttctgccttTGTGGGGCCGCCGCGTGCGTACATAAGGAGATGAAACTTATTGCGtgcgcgcccgcccgcccgccgagGAACAAGTTCGGAACAAGTGTATAATTCCGGCTGCTGCAAAatggagagcgagcgagcgccggGCCCTGTTGTTTGAGAGTCACCAGCAAAAGCACGTGCgcacaaagagagagagagagagagagaggctggcTGAGTGTGTTGTGATATGGAAAAtagcagcgagagagagaggaaaattccTCGGCTCGCCTTGTTCTCGGGGTAGTCATCATGCGAATTAGTTTTGCAGCACTTCATGCGTGCACGCACACACAGGCAGCACAGGCTCCGCGCGCGGATAAATATATTGCTTCTGCAAGTGCGTGTAGATTTTGTAGGCTCTTCAAAATGATGTTGATGATGCGGTGGATTAGCCCTGCAACTCCCTAATGCGTCTATTAAACATCTTTCAGCGCACGCAATCACTTCGCCAAGAGCCCAAATCACGTTGCCTTTCAGCCCTCACTACCAGGGTGGGTGGGCGTAAAAGCATCACAAATTACCATTAAAACACTCCCGAGCAGGCCAAAGTTTACTTTCCTCTTGAATAATTTCCTTTGAAGACgcaaaatatctttttataCAAGCCTCAGCTCAGCACAATTTGTTTTCGAGGTTCTAAACTGGACAAAAATAAACGACGATTTGTATTTTGGGTTAAAAAATAGgcagtaattaaaaatgaccgtcttttacgaagtttctgagcccaccaatcgattcctgagggtcaaattaggtaaaatggatgatttttccgttaaacaagtgcagcgcgacgtgcgaacgtttttcccgccaaaacaattcgAGAACTGCACATGCGTAAGAGCTGGTTTgcgcacttgcagagagaacCACCTGCACGAATGGCTTCTTTGTCTGgtgcatgcgcacttctcgcattcatttgttttggcgggaaaaaagttcgcatgtcacgctgctcttttttaacgggaaaaacatccattttacctaattcgaccctcaggaatcgattggtgggctcagaaacttcgtcaaagacggtctttaaaagGTGAGTGGTCTATTTTCGCATGGTGGAGGACCGTGGACGTTCCGCCGGCCAATCACAACGTCCGTAGCCCTCCGCAAGGGAAAATAGATCGCTTTTCGTCCAGCGCATAGCTCGCGTACACAatatcattgaaaataaactgtttttccatgtttttttccacttttctcGTCGTTTTCTCTCCAATGGCGAGCTTGATTAGCcagttttagaaaaaatcgtCGAGAATTTTCTTGTTAAGAACCACTACTCTATGCAAAACAATTCTTCTTTTGtaaaatgtatgtatttttattaattaaaagctgttATACAGAGATAGAAGTGCAGAGCACTACCGCTTTGATAAAACACAGACGTGGAAAAGGAAAGAGCACAATTGTGTTTTTCACTTTGTCGACGCAACGCatgcagagaaaataaaaggatGCACTTTTGCATTCTGAATATACACAAacaaaaccaacacagatacGGTCGGTGGTAGAAAAACATCCGAGAGCGCACAGAAATTGTGTTGTGcaaagaggaaagaaaaatcctttcattttttccctcttgatttcaaagcagaaaaaattgtaatttttagatttagagCATATTAATTAAGGTCTCTAAACAACAATgtttttattacgaaagttTTCCGgctttttcttaatttaagtGCTTGGGCAAAACgccattttatatatttttctggaGCGATATTTATTGCACCATAAAAAGTGTCTCTCATGTATTTACAACATAATTCTCGTTCGCGTcttctttttttgtttcaaagccacacaaattatttgaaacaacaCCACCACCACAATTATGTGCGCGTCAAAGAGAGCGGGAATTCGGATCGATGCTTCGCCGGCGCCACCATAcgtaaattttgtataaaattgtaTGAAACAATCTCTTTCTGCCTTCTCCGACAAAATAAATGGGATTAAACTGGCTTAAAGCAGAGCAGCGCATAAAGCGAAACTTTTCCTGATCATAAATCGACGAATTTTGCActtaagcagcagcagcgaataTCGGAAAAAGTGAAGCGGAAACAATCTGAGTCCCACGCGAGCCAATTAATCCGGCCGGGCTCGTCACTTTCACACGAGAAATGCGCCAGCCGTTCAGCGCAATCGACATCTCGGCGAATTTATGTGACGGACCGCCGGCAAGATAGCTGACCCAATTAGCCGCCGCCACGGGAATCGACAGagacggagagagagagagagagagaaggacaTCTCATTTTCCGCGCCGGCTGCATTCGTTTCCGCCACTCTTGACTTTTAACGAGCGACGACTCATCAAGGTGCGGTTTGCAAAGTCGAGAGCGTCGTGGTTGGCTTCGTTCGGATCGGATGAAGCATGAACATTACGAACATTACACTCGATACACAGTTCTAGAAAAATCGCTGCTctcgttaaaataaaatgttttctaacGGCCACTTGAAAtcttcagacgaattttgagcgaaaatggtttatttgagaaaaatttgctcaataggaaaaaaactggaaatttaatcagctttctgaatttatgcagtttttgacgctactatcaactgctgaattttaatcaggccaaacacacacccctttcgaaaatctgcaatttttgaaaaaataaaaaataactttcaagactcaaaagaactattttttatcttcttacaattaaattttcataatttttctcaccccggaagcaattcatttcctttgttgaaaaaagggggcgtaaccggtacAAAAAGcaaccagatttttttttaattcaaaccgAGAGTAGTCTGAAGCTTCTCCGGAAAATGTAGGCACATACACGCGTTTGGTTGTAGCTGCTGGGTGGTGTTGCGCAACAAGTACACTCGTCGGCACAATCCAGACAGCACATTTTTCATTGCAGGTGAGcgcactaaattaaaattaacgacGCTTTAAATCCCGCGCTCGCGGTGGAAAAGTATAAGAAAGCCCATTGTCGTGGATAATGCAATGTAGTTCATAAACTTTGAGCCGCGCGCACGCCGCACGCCGCACACCGCCgctcaaacacacacacaaataacAACCCCTCTGCGAGGACGAGAGCAACATAACTTATTTAGGGTGCACAATTTTAGTCACTTGacctcatttaattttttaaaacacaaaactgAATTTTAGGAATGCGATCTGTGTTGTTTCCCGCCTTTTAGAAGTGAATATGccgtcgaaatttataatagTTTGGATATTtacccattttgaagctgcgaagtaaatttgtgcgcattttaagcatgcgcagtaagttcagattgattttaaatctcacaggcaggctgaaactcattactgcgcatgcgtgactcaaatcaaaaccttctgcgcagtcgtaattcccaccggggtccaggtttgcgatctgtgttggttcccgccggtcagaattcaatatggcgtcaaaATAATGGAGGTAAATCcagtcggccaatcagaagcgtcgaaaaagaggcgtgccgacctaataatttcatttccgcgtgtttgaaatcattttaaatcagcctgatgtgccatctaacggtcgaatcaccaattaccgggctaatcagctgttcgtaaagaaataacaactaaagtattaattaatttccaagcaaatttcattttacgtctGGATAAAAATCGTCTTAAACCccgtttaaaatttgcaacccTCGAAACAAAGCCGGCACGCAAAGGAGCGAATTAAATATGCGCTGCTCGTTGGTATAATTCCGAATCATAATGGTGCACAAACATAAATTCTACAAATTCGTATAATTAGATGCAAAAAGTTCATTAGTGCCGCGTCtggcttaaattaattaaagggGATGAAAATATGCAACACAGCGGGAAAAGTTTGTTTTGCCTTTCTTCGGATCGGTGCGTTTGCCCGGCGGCCGGAAAAGCGAGaaattctttctttcctttttttataaacacgAAAAACACGCAACCAGTTGTGTTGCAGATGCGACGGCGGCCCGACGGAGCGAGCGCGCAGCTTCTGTGTGTTTCATTAATGACGTCGCCTGACCGCAGACAAACCCGGGGCGGACCCACCCCCCGCCCACCCCCTTGCACTGCTTGCTACCTGCGCGCCGCACTTTATGATTCAAGCTCAGcactatttttattgtgaaatcTGTGCGAGCGGGAACAAAACTGGGACTGCGGCCGAGCCATAAATTTCCTTCGAGAACTGTGTGTTCTTCTGATAACCATAAATTGAAACGGTCTGTGCTCTGCACATTTCAACCTCGTTTCCTTTTCCCTGCGTTTCTCTGTTTATTTCCCATTTTCCTCCGCAGCTCTTTAATCTTCtgaataattcttaaaaataaaattggttttgacGGGAAATTGCtgtgtttaaaattgatttgacattttaatcgtttaaattgttcgttttaatttttatatttaatttgctcacCTTGCAGAcacttttttcaaacatttccaCTGCTTCTTATCTCAATTTTCCAAGATTTTGCAGCACGAATCCGCTTTAAAACGTCCAGAAAGTGAGCAAGGCAGGAAGCGAGGAGCAAAAATGCTTCTTTCTGCTCGATTAGCAAATTCAAAGAGGCCTCTTTACTGCCGTCCGCAGTGCGCTCGcgacacataaaaataataagact
The nucleotide sequence above comes from Cloeon dipterum chromosome X, ieCloDipt1.1, whole genome shotgun sequence. Encoded proteins:
- the LOC135945954 gene encoding carboxypeptidase B-like codes for the protein MSYFLVILLAIASTAAQSSDQTQYQGAQVLKLKLKTDAQKTLIRKLQSEGKIEIWKRLSHGNVVDALVSSSALSAVKDQLAKENVEVQVMIADVAKTIKTHNPPAEVKEEAAKRKQTPQRKTASAKIAETYNLPFTKYNRLSVIYGYLDFLARKYPTVCSVQSIGVTGLGNAIKMLKITGSVKPAKLSFVIEGGIHAREWISPASVTYVIKELVENRAAHAFAPKLDYYIIPVINPDGYEFAHTKSRLWRKNRRDAMSKCPGVDLNRNFGYMWGGLGASDLLCDETYRGKSAFSEPESQAMRNVVTKIGTSAKAYITFHSYGQNILYPWGYDAILTNDSADLHKMGKKMAAGITSAGGPAYTVGNSAADMYAAAGVSDDFAKGGANIKYAYTIELRDQGRSGFLLPASQIVPTGKDAFAAVKAMSLELIAGA
- the LOC135946963 gene encoding carboxypeptidase B-like; this encodes MLLWIFLVGFAAANEEFSSQQNSTRHAQYRGSQVLRVRNATESIRNLLKSLEGEKAIEIWKQSNVFGKFTDILVPSFTLSFVRQQFENLNATFRVMIADVESAMHEQIAIAPRKQSKNKNKNKKSRSYNLTFQRYHRISDIYGYLDYLVSTFPSICSIETIGTTIQGRQIKVIKISGSNAKFSFYIEGGIHAREWVSPASVAYIVRELVEYRSKNSFAENADYYVSPVANPDGYEFTHTNTRLWRKNRRDSDKSCPGVDLNRNYGYQWGGLGASRQSCDETFAGGNSFSEPESQAVRDFLTKIGPSVQAYVAFHSYGQYILYPFGYDKVLAPDSADLQKLGAKIAKNIRKSSKKKYKVGNSAILLYEASGGADDWAKGGVGIKYTYTIELRDAGRFGFLLPASQIEATGKEAFIAIKTITQEIAGIKRKKKSRF